The Thioalkalivibrio sulfidiphilus HL-EbGr7 genome includes a window with the following:
- the pepN gene encoding aminopeptidase N codes for MKDAAPRTIHLKDYAAPVWRVSAVALDFHLDPAQTRVRSRLSLERAGGSAGQPLMLNGQDVKLLSLAVDGRPLDARAWRIEGEQLWIQGLPDRCELEIQTLIHPDQNTALEGLYVSGGNFCTQCEAEGFRRITWFPDRPDVMAEYTVRLEADRAAFPVLLSNGNLIDSGDLSDGLHYAVWHDPYPKPSYLFALVAGDLACQEDRFTTASGREVDLRIYVQRHNLDKCDHAMGSLIKSMRWDEQVFGREYDLDVYMIVAVDDFNMGAMENKGLNVFNSKYVLARQDTATDEDFVAIESVIAHEYFHNWSGNRITCRDWFQLSLKEGLTVFRDQEFTADQSLRAVKRIDDVQRLRSLQFPEDASPMAHPVRPQSYMEINNFYTMTVYEKGAEVVRMIQTLLGREGFRRGMDLYFERHDGQAVTTDDFVRAMEDATARDLSQFRRWYDQAGTPVIEAAGDYDAANHRYRLTLRQSTPATPGQPDKLPLHIPLAMAVLDSQGREIPLRLEGEAKTAGGQSGERVLELTAPDHVFVFENVPEAPVPSLLRNFSAPVKLRFAYTDEQLAFLMAHDGDDFNRWEAGQQYAVRILLGLVREIQAGRALEADERFVASAARVLRDPDLDPALVAEALSLPGESYLAEQMDAVDVDAIHEARNFLRRSLGEQLADGWRAIYDRYRDTDPADLGAGAMGRRRLAGLALGYLVAAGRSEGRALAYARFREARNMTESMAALRALMDCPCEEREAALGAFETRWKEEPLVLDKWFSLQAASSLPGALDRVKRLMDHPGFNLRNPNRVRALIGAFASANPVHFHALDGSGYDYLAEQVLALDSLNPQVAARLVKALSRFKRYDNARQKRMKQALKRIVETHGLSRDVYEIASRSLE; via the coding sequence ATGAAAGACGCTGCCCCCCGCACCATTCACCTCAAGGACTATGCCGCCCCTGTCTGGCGGGTGAGCGCGGTGGCCCTGGATTTTCATCTGGATCCGGCCCAGACCCGGGTGCGTTCGCGTCTGTCCCTGGAGCGGGCCGGCGGGAGTGCCGGGCAGCCCCTGATGCTCAACGGTCAGGACGTGAAATTGCTGTCCCTGGCCGTGGACGGCCGCCCCCTGGACGCCCGGGCCTGGCGCATCGAGGGTGAGCAGCTGTGGATCCAGGGCCTGCCCGACCGCTGCGAGTTGGAGATTCAGACCCTCATCCACCCGGATCAGAACACCGCCCTGGAAGGCCTGTACGTCTCCGGCGGCAACTTCTGTACCCAGTGCGAGGCGGAGGGTTTTCGGCGCATCACCTGGTTCCCGGACCGTCCCGATGTGATGGCCGAGTACACGGTGCGCCTGGAGGCGGACAGGGCCGCCTTCCCGGTGCTGCTGTCCAACGGCAATCTCATTGACTCCGGCGACCTGTCCGATGGCCTGCACTATGCCGTCTGGCACGACCCCTACCCCAAGCCCAGTTATCTGTTCGCCCTGGTGGCCGGCGATCTCGCCTGCCAGGAGGACCGTTTCACCACAGCCTCCGGGCGCGAGGTGGACCTGCGCATCTACGTGCAGCGCCACAACCTGGACAAGTGTGACCACGCCATGGGTTCGCTGATCAAGTCCATGCGCTGGGACGAGCAGGTGTTCGGCCGGGAATACGACCTGGACGTCTACATGATCGTGGCGGTGGATGACTTCAACATGGGCGCCATGGAGAACAAGGGGCTCAACGTCTTTAATTCCAAGTACGTGCTGGCGCGCCAGGATACGGCCACCGACGAGGACTTCGTGGCCATCGAGAGCGTCATTGCCCACGAGTATTTCCACAACTGGTCGGGCAACCGCATCACCTGTCGCGACTGGTTCCAGCTCTCCCTCAAGGAAGGTCTCACGGTGTTCAGGGATCAGGAATTCACCGCGGATCAGAGCCTGCGGGCGGTCAAGCGCATCGATGACGTACAGCGTCTGCGCAGCCTGCAGTTCCCCGAGGACGCCAGCCCCATGGCCCATCCGGTGCGGCCCCAGTCCTACATGGAGATCAACAATTTCTACACCATGACGGTCTACGAGAAGGGCGCCGAAGTGGTGCGCATGATCCAGACCCTGCTGGGCCGGGAGGGCTTTCGCCGGGGCATGGACCTGTACTTCGAGCGCCACGACGGCCAGGCGGTGACCACCGATGACTTCGTGCGCGCCATGGAGGACGCCACCGCCCGGGACCTCTCCCAGTTCCGCCGCTGGTACGACCAGGCCGGTACGCCGGTGATCGAGGCGGCCGGGGACTACGACGCCGCCAATCACCGCTATCGGCTCACCCTGCGCCAGTCCACCCCGGCCACCCCCGGGCAGCCGGACAAACTGCCCCTGCACATCCCCCTGGCCATGGCCGTGCTGGACAGCCAGGGGCGCGAGATCCCCCTGCGCCTGGAGGGCGAGGCGAAGACGGCTGGCGGGCAGTCCGGGGAAAGGGTCCTGGAGCTGACCGCGCCGGATCACGTGTTCGTGTTCGAGAATGTGCCCGAGGCGCCGGTGCCCTCGCTGCTGCGCAACTTCTCCGCGCCGGTGAAGCTGCGCTTTGCGTACACCGACGAGCAGCTGGCCTTCCTCATGGCCCACGACGGTGACGACTTCAACCGCTGGGAGGCGGGCCAGCAGTATGCAGTGCGCATCCTCCTGGGCCTGGTCAGGGAAATCCAGGCCGGGCGTGCCCTTGAGGCGGACGAACGTTTCGTGGCCTCCGCGGCCAGGGTGCTGCGGGACCCGGATCTGGATCCTGCCCTGGTGGCCGAGGCCCTGAGCCTGCCCGGGGAGAGCTACCTGGCGGAACAGATGGACGCCGTGGACGTGGATGCCATTCACGAAGCCCGAAACTTTCTGCGTCGCAGTCTCGGGGAACAACTGGCCGACGGCTGGCGGGCCATCTACGACCGGTACCGGGACACCGATCCCGCGGACCTGGGCGCCGGTGCCATGGGACGCCGCCGCCTGGCCGGCCTGGCCCTGGGCTACCTGGTGGCTGCGGGACGCAGCGAGGGCCGGGCCCTGGCCTATGCCCGCTTCCGGGAGGCCCGCAATATGACCGAATCCATGGCCGCCCTGCGCGCCCTCATGGACTGCCCCTGCGAGGAGCGCGAGGCGGCCCTGGGCGCCTTCGAGACACGCTGGAAGGAGGAGCCCCTGGTGCTGGACAAGTGGTTCAGTCTGCAGGCGGCCTCCAGCCTGCCCGGTGCCCTTGACCGGGTGAAGCGGCTCATGGACCACCCGGGCTTCAATCTGCGCAATCCCAACCGGGTGCGGGCCCTGATCGGCGCCTTTGCCAGCGCCAACCCGGTGCATTTCCATGCCCTGGATGGATCGGGCTATGACTACCTGGCCGAACAGGTGCTGGCCCTGGATTCGCTCAACCCCCAGGTGGCCGCCCGGCTGGTCAAGGCATTGAGCCGATTCAAACGCTACGACAATGCCCGCCAGAAACGCATGAAGCAGGCGCTCAAGCGCATCGTTGAGACCCACGGCCTGTCCCGGGATGTTTACGAAATCGCCAGTCGCAGCCTGGAGTAA
- a CDS encoding rhodanese-like domain-containing protein yields the protein MKLMSRLSLMLLCLLPFAALANYASPETVPGTTYVSPADAKALFDRGVIFVDVRTSSDFEAGRIPGAENLTVERDQSKSKITEQSLLELIGAKDTEVVFYCNSTSCWRTAAASERAVEWGFTNVHYYRLGFPSWRDAGYPVE from the coding sequence ATGAAACTGATGTCCCGACTGAGCCTGATGCTCCTGTGCCTGCTGCCCTTCGCCGCCCTGGCCAACTACGCCTCCCCCGAGACGGTGCCCGGCACCACCTACGTCAGCCCCGCTGACGCCAAGGCCCTGTTCGACCGCGGCGTGATCTTCGTGGACGTGCGCACCAGCTCCGACTTCGAGGCAGGCCGTATCCCCGGCGCCGAGAACCTGACCGTGGAACGCGACCAGTCCAAGAGCAAGATCACCGAGCAGTCCCTGCTGGAACTCATCGGTGCCAAGGACACCGAGGTGGTGTTCTACTGCAACAGCACCAGCTGCTGGCGCACCGCTGCCGCCTCCGAGCGTGCCGTGGAATGGGGTTTCACCAATGTCCACTACTACCGCCTGGGCTTCCCCTCCTGGCGTGACGCCGGCTACCCGGTGGAGTAA
- a CDS encoding TIGR02444 family protein: MAKPRVSPDPPHAIPGLWDFACATYARPGIREICLDWQTRYDADIPLVLALCWQAARGGPIPDIPALDDLRQSLEPWRKGAVMPLRALRGRLKPMSPAHSRAARLRGAILTAELAAERVQLEYMARLLPDAVRQTQGAAQATTLAHQALDTYLALLKVSPGDRHLGIGAWDKAMGGTPPGS, translated from the coding sequence ATGGCCAAGCCACGCGTCAGCCCAGACCCCCCCCACGCCATCCCGGGCCTGTGGGACTTTGCCTGCGCGACCTATGCCCGACCCGGCATCCGGGAGATCTGCCTGGACTGGCAGACCCGCTACGATGCAGACATCCCCCTGGTACTCGCTCTGTGCTGGCAGGCAGCCCGTGGCGGCCCCATCCCCGACATCCCTGCACTGGACGACCTGCGCCAGTCCCTGGAGCCCTGGCGCAAGGGTGCTGTCATGCCCCTGCGTGCACTGCGGGGTCGTCTCAAACCCATGAGCCCGGCGCACAGTCGGGCCGCCCGGCTGCGCGGGGCGATACTCACCGCGGAGCTGGCCGCGGAGCGGGTTCAACTGGAATATATGGCCCGGCTGCTGCCTGACGCCGTCAGGCAGACCCAGGGTGCGGCCCAGGCTACGACTCTGGCACACCAGGCACTGGATACCTATCTGGCACTGCTCAAGGTCAGTCCCGGGGACCGCCACCTGGGCATCGGCGCGTGGGACAAGGCCATGGGCGGGACACCCCCGGGTTCCTGA
- a CDS encoding methyl-accepting chemotaxis protein codes for MSLKMRLTLLALGALLFASIALISTARMAQNEAEQRFESLVMSSKSQLWEKIIRTEMERMRTGMQGLTRDRNTLAAMASGDRAALADNARPTFNRLSASETISRLQLTDTRGQILFSAPGEFSGETRKSLVAQALEERAVVQGVQRDEDGTLVSVLAFPMYQRGQLAGAGVFMRTLDTALADLSAADESHNYVVSPRQGTEYSTDEDEQFYGSLGLELPALGSELVTRAHHDGFGYSVLVRPINAPDGQPLAHLVSVNDFTESFSQQSRINLMAIVITVVVILVLGLLIYWYTHRAFAPLLAAVDTLDAIAQGDLTHDLPEVNRRDETGRLMTAMRTMLLRLRDMINEVNAATGQVAAAAEQMSATTQETSAGIQRQRSEIELLATAMTEMSQTTQDVARNANEAADSANSAKDESSSGEKVVRQTIGAIEDLASSVEETAQVIHRLESDTDNIRVVLDVIRGIAEQTNLLALNAAIEAARAGEQGRGFAVVADEVRTLATRTQDSTQEIQRIIEQLQGGAGEAVKAMEGGRSKAQKTVEEAALAGESLTRIRAAVDTITDMNHQIASAAEEQSAVADNMNQSVVTINHVAEETSAGALQTANASEELAQLALRLQQLAGHFRT; via the coding sequence ATGTCTCTCAAGATGCGACTGACGTTGCTGGCCCTGGGTGCCCTGCTGTTTGCCTCCATCGCCCTGATCAGCACCGCCCGCATGGCCCAGAACGAGGCGGAGCAGCGTTTCGAATCACTGGTGATGAGCAGCAAATCCCAGCTCTGGGAGAAGATCATCCGTACCGAGATGGAACGCATGCGCACCGGCATGCAGGGCCTGACCCGGGACCGCAACACCCTGGCGGCCATGGCCTCCGGCGACCGCGCCGCCCTGGCCGACAACGCCCGGCCCACCTTCAACCGCCTGAGCGCCTCCGAGACCATCTCCCGCCTGCAGCTCACCGACACCCGGGGCCAGATCCTGTTCTCCGCCCCCGGCGAGTTCAGTGGCGAGACCCGCAAATCCCTGGTTGCACAGGCCCTCGAAGAACGCGCCGTGGTACAGGGGGTCCAGCGGGACGAGGACGGCACCCTGGTCTCGGTGCTGGCCTTCCCCATGTACCAGCGCGGCCAGCTGGCGGGCGCCGGTGTATTCATGCGCACCCTGGACACGGCCCTGGCCGACCTGTCTGCCGCCGATGAATCCCACAACTACGTGGTCAGCCCCCGTCAGGGCACGGAATACTCCACCGACGAGGACGAACAGTTCTATGGGAGCCTGGGCCTTGAGCTGCCGGCCCTGGGCAGCGAACTGGTCACCCGGGCCCACCACGACGGATTCGGCTACTCGGTGTTGGTGCGCCCCATCAACGCCCCGGACGGCCAGCCCCTGGCCCACCTGGTGAGTGTCAACGACTTCACCGAAAGCTTCTCTCAGCAATCGCGCATCAATCTCATGGCCATCGTCATCACCGTGGTGGTGATCCTGGTCCTGGGTCTGCTCATCTACTGGTACACCCACCGGGCCTTCGCCCCCCTGCTGGCCGCCGTGGACACCCTGGACGCCATCGCACAGGGCGATCTGACCCACGACCTGCCCGAAGTGAACCGGCGCGATGAGACCGGGCGCCTGATGACCGCCATGCGCACCATGCTCCTGCGCCTGCGGGACATGATCAACGAGGTCAATGCGGCCACCGGCCAGGTGGCGGCGGCGGCGGAACAGATGTCCGCCACCACCCAGGAGACCAGTGCCGGCATCCAGCGCCAGCGCAGTGAAATCGAACTGCTGGCCACCGCCATGACCGAGATGAGCCAGACCACCCAGGATGTGGCCCGCAACGCCAACGAGGCCGCCGACTCAGCCAACTCAGCCAAGGACGAATCATCCAGCGGCGAGAAGGTCGTGCGCCAGACCATCGGTGCCATCGAGGACCTGGCCAGTTCCGTGGAGGAGACCGCCCAGGTCATTCACCGCCTGGAGAGCGACACCGACAACATCCGCGTGGTGCTGGACGTGATCCGCGGCATCGCCGAACAGACCAACCTGCTGGCCCTCAATGCCGCCATCGAGGCGGCCCGGGCCGGCGAACAGGGCCGCGGCTTCGCCGTAGTGGCCGACGAGGTGCGCACCCTGGCCACCCGCACCCAGGATTCCACCCAGGAGATCCAGCGCATCATCGAACAGCTCCAGGGGGGTGCCGGGGAGGCGGTCAAGGCCATGGAAGGTGGACGCAGCAAGGCCCAGAAGACGGTGGAAGAGGCCGCCCTGGCCGGAGAATCACTCACGCGGATCCGTGCCGCCGTGGACACCATCACCGACATGAACCACCAGATCGCCAGCGCCGCAGAGGAACAAAGCGCCGTGGCCGACAACATGAACCAGAGCGTGGTTACCATCAACCACGTGGCCGAGGAGACCAGCGCAGGCGCCCTGCAGACCGCCAACGCCTCCGAAGAACTGGCCCAGCTGGCCCTCAGGTTGCAGCAGCTCGCCGGACATTTCCGCACCTGA